Part of the Nostoc sp. ATCC 53789 genome, CTCAGTATCAACGACCGCCTACAGAGCAACCTAATTACCAACCTCCCCAACAACCCCCCGTTGATTATTCAACAGTCTATCAGCCACGAGTTTCTTATCAACCAACACCGCCTGCTTATGTCCCTCCGCCTCAAAGAGCGCCAGCCTTAAAGCTGATTCATACTACTGGCAGAGAATTTCACCTCGTTGGGGAAGGAGGTTATATTGGTCGCCGCAGTCAAAGTCCAGGAATAGCGCCGCCAGAAATTGATTTGACCGGCATTCCCAGTGAGGGAATAGTCTCTCGTCGTCATGCGCGAGTCGATTGGGACTGGTCGCAAAATGCATACATGATTGTTGATATGAGTACAAATGGTATTTATTTAAACAACAATCCTCTCACTCCTGGTATGCAATATCGCCTGCTTAATGGAGATTCATTGCGATTTGGTCAGGACAACCTAGTTAATTTTACGGTGTATATAGCGTAGCTAAAAGCTATCAAATTTCCTGGGGTAGTTGATCGATCAGCTACCCTTAAATTTTGGCGATGCCTCATTACAGTATTTATATGAAATAAAATTGCGAAGATGAGAAAATCGCACTCGATCAACCTTCTTATTTGAGCGATCGCATTTTTGAGTCAGAATGGAGAACGCGATCGCACTATCCTTGGAGTACATTTCTTACGTTCCCAAGCTGGGCAAGATCAAGCCTGATGATTAAGCCTACCTCATTGCCTTGATTAATCCAAGATTCATACGCAGCTAGCCTTTGCTTGCCTATGTCGCTGCCACTAACCATACTCTCCATGAACTTGTCAGCCGTTAATCCAGGCTCGTCTAGCCCTATCGGCAGAATAAATACACCTCTGCTTTCAAGGGCTTTTAGCCAGGCGATGTGTTCTGATACGATCTCTGGGGCAATCACGCCAGATTTGTTCTTATTCACGCTACTAAATGACTTACGCCACGCCGTCAAGCCCTTGGCTTGTAACACGCCCCATGTGCCGCCTAACGCTGCTCCAAGGAGTTCTACTACACTCTTGACTACTGCCGCTCCCTGTGGGTCTACTTGCACATATCCCTTTACTCTGCCATTTTGCTCTCTTGTATGTAATGCCTGATAAATATCATTGACAGCAGCCAACATGTCTGCTTTATTTAAATGTTCCCCTTGCCCCGCTGGTCTTACATGCGCCCCTGCTTCATTCGTTGCTGCATTCCAATCTACACTGACCAAACCGTAGGATTCCTTATGGATTCCGCTGACCTGAGTGCTATCAAGAGCGCGTTGGACAACCTTAGACCCATGCCTGATATGCTTTTCATGCGGCTTGCCTCTTGTTGCTTTTTGAACCATCCTACCTGACTGCTGCACAACATGGGTCAACTCATGCGCCAACAACTCTTGACCGCCGCGACTCCCTGGATTATATTCTCCCTGCCGAAAGAACACATCCTGTCCCGTTGTGAAAGCACGCGCTTGAATTGACTGATTCAACTGGTCAGATTGACCATCGGTGTGAACCTTCACCCCACTGAAATCTGCGCCAAACGCCTGTTCCATCGGTTCGCGGATGTTGTCTGCGATCACCTGTCCACCCCCCCGCGCTTGGTTAATGGACGCTTCTAGGTCAGGCGCAGCAGCCATCCCAGCCTCACCCTGACTCGGCTTCATCTGTAATTCTTCCTCATCCTCTGGCAATGCTTCTCGTTGCAATGTGCGATTGTCCAGAGATTTCATCTGTAATTCTTCTTCATCCTCTGGCAATGCTTCTCGTTGCAATGTGCGATTGTCCAGAGATTTCATCTGTAATTCTTCCTCATCCTCTGGCAATGCTTCTCGTTGCAATGTGCGATTGTCCAGAGATTTCATCTGCAATTCTTCCTCATCCTCTGGCAATGCTTCTCGTTGCACCAAAGGCGTGATGGAATTTGCCAGAGGTTTCATCTGCAATTCTTCTTCTTCCTGCGGCACTGCTTCTCGTTGGATAGACTGACGATTTCCAGGTTGTGCCATTCTTTGCATTACCTGTTGTGCTACGCTATCAGCTTCCTGTTCGTAAATGTCTCCAGGCTGGCTAATTGAGAGTTTTGCTTGCGATCGCAGTGGTATGCGGCTGATATCGTGAGTAAGTGGCTGATTAAGTGGTTGTATTTCAGGAACAGTTTGGCGTGAAATTGCCGACGACTCCAAACCAAAGCCGGGTGTAGGGTGTTTCAGGGATGGAATTGAGAAGTCTGTAGTAGTTTTCTTCTGCCGGCTGACGTGTTCTCTCATTTTCTTCTCCTGTTTCCCAAGCAGTAGTTAGATGAATAATACGCTGTTACTTACATCGATATTACAGCGATCGCACTTGTAACACAATTCCTCTAAGGTAAGGGATTTTCAGCGAACGTAGGGGTGCAAGGACTTGCGCCCCTACTAAGTTCGACTTTTGGCTACTTTTGATTCTGATGCAGTACCTTTAGCCTGGATTTAGGGAGAGTTTTTTTATTTATGGACTCAAAACAGCAACAAAGTTTTTTCACCTTCGATGGAGATGTAGGCGGTACTGCTGGCTACGCTGGGGTTTCGGTGGCATCTGATGCTAGCAAGGCAGCTATTGCTGCGGGTAAATACCTCAACGATTCACGGCTGATGAACCAGCTTACAGAACGCGTATATAAACTTATGCTAGAAGATTTGCGATCGCAGCGCGAAAGAATAGGTAGTTATGATTCTCAAAGGTGGTTGTGATGGCTACAGGCGCTAACAATGGCAACATTACTCACGAATTAAATTATGTCACTACTAATCGGTTCTACGTAGAGATAGATAGTTCTATTGCTGCATCTTTCGCTGAATGTTCAGGATTAAGTGTTCAAATTAAGAAAAATGTTTTTCAGGAAGGTGGTGTTAACGACCAGCAAAGAATTTATTTAGGTCATACAGAATTTGCAGACATAACTCTTAAACGAGGATTTACCGATCATCCAGGTTTTTGGAATTGGATGAATGCAGTTTTTGATGAAAAAAAGAAAACATCTCGACGCAATGTCAATATTCTGATTTTTAATCAAGCCGGTGAAACGATGATGAGTTGGACTTTGATTGGTGCTATTCCTATAACCTGGAAAACACCAGCACTTCAAGCAGATGGAAAGGCAGTTGCGATTGAAGAATTAACTTTAGCTTATGAAGGTTTACAAGTTGCAAGGTCTACAGGAGGAGGCTCTTCTGTACAACGAGATCAAAAATCAGGATATTTCGTTTCTAGCTAATTGGCTACTCTTAAACTATCACTATGCAAATTATTCAATCTTCACTAGGAAACAATATTCATCCCCTTGGGGTAATATCATCTTTATATAATTTTCAGGGAATAATATTGAGAAAAGAATCTCATTCTTTGCATTCACGAAATAATTTTATCAGTACAATCCAAACTAAACCACCATTAGTCAAATCCTCTAAATTTTTCTTGTCTCGTCAGTATGAACCATCGATTGAACCATTAATAGGTTGGGATAGTTGGGATGCTCAGGATATAACTAGTGATTTTAGTGAATTTCCGTTGATTGAATTTGATGCTTCTGATTCAATAGCTGCATTAGACAATAGCAATGAATCAGTAAAAAATAGTATTCCAAAGATAATGCCAACTCCCATCGAGACAAATACGAGTAATGGCACATCTCAAGAAGTAAATATAAAAAATAAATCTAAGCCAAAAAAAACAAATAAATCTCAGAAACCACTAGAAAAAGAACCAAAGTCAAAATCTAGAACTAAAAAAGCTATCAAATCATCTACGGCTAAAAACTTTGAGCCAATTGTTGATAAAACTAATATTCATCTTAACAAAGATAACTTATTAATATCAGATGAGTCTATGCCTATTGAGGCTAATTTGGAAACACCAGATTTACAACTAGATATTGTGTTAGACACTACTACAAAGGATCGTAATTCTGTCAGTACTCCAACCGTAGATACTTCACCTAGCTTTCAAGATAAATCAACTTTATTCGAGAATTTTGCTACCGATGATCTGTCAGAAAATTCTGAGCTAATATCTAGTTTTTCTAGTACAGGTTTGTCTTTAACAGAAAATACTTTAACATCGAAAGAAAATATTGAATTAGACGATGGCACAAGTGAATTAGTCAACAGTTCATCTATAGAAATTCCTTCTAAAAGGAATACAGAAAAAATATTTATACCGGATAGTAACTTTACAGATAATGAAGAAAAACTAATACCTGAAGTCTCAGCATCAGTTAATCTGTCAGGTATGCAAGTTAGCCAAACGCAACCACAACAAGACATTGAAAGAGATCAGGTTCCGTCTATAGTTGACAATAAAAGCAGCGTAAGTCAGACAAATTTAATCCAAGCAAAAGAGATTTTACCAACCTTAAACTCTCTATCGCAGGAAGAAGAATCACCAAATATTAATACTAAGCTTGAGGAAGTTACAGCTATTGATGAAGCAGAATTAATATCAGAAAAAAGCACAAATAATTTTGTCACAGATAATCCTGTCTCTGAGAATTATTTAACTTTATCTTCAGCACTTACTTCATCTGAGGTTGATAATTCACATACTTTACTCCATTCTTTGGAGAATGATGAAAATACCGTAGAGACGGATGTTACT contains:
- a CDS encoding FHA domain-containing protein, which produces MPANRCPNPSCEYFNRALPNNAKVCPWCSTPVGNVVSSTPQQPPSQPPPIQQQPSQPPPAQYQRPPTEQPNYQPPQQPPVDYSTVYQPRVSYQPTPPAYVPPPQRAPALKLIHTTGREFHLVGEGGYIGRRSQSPGIAPPEIDLTGIPSEGIVSRRHARVDWDWSQNAYMIVDMSTNGIYLNNNPLTPGMQYRLLNGDSLRFGQDNLVNFTVYIA
- a CDS encoding DUF4157 domain-containing protein — protein: MREHVSRQKKTTTDFSIPSLKHPTPGFGLESSAISRQTVPEIQPLNQPLTHDISRIPLRSQAKLSISQPGDIYEQEADSVAQQVMQRMAQPGNRQSIQREAVPQEEEELQMKPLANSITPLVQREALPEDEEELQMKSLDNRTLQREALPEDEEELQMKSLDNRTLQREALPEDEEELQMKSLDNRTLQREALPEDEEELQMKPSQGEAGMAAAPDLEASINQARGGGQVIADNIREPMEQAFGADFSGVKVHTDGQSDQLNQSIQARAFTTGQDVFFRQGEYNPGSRGGQELLAHELTHVVQQSGRMVQKATRGKPHEKHIRHGSKVVQRALDSTQVSGIHKESYGLVSVDWNAATNEAGAHVRPAGQGEHLNKADMLAAVNDIYQALHTREQNGRVKGYVQVDPQGAAVVKSVVELLGAALGGTWGVLQAKGLTAWRKSFSSVNKNKSGVIAPEIVSEHIAWLKALESRGVFILPIGLDEPGLTADKFMESMVSGSDIGKQRLAAYESWINQGNEVGLIIRLDLAQLGNVRNVLQG
- a CDS encoding phage tail protein produces the protein MATGANNGNITHELNYVTTNRFYVEIDSSIAASFAECSGLSVQIKKNVFQEGGVNDQQRIYLGHTEFADITLKRGFTDHPGFWNWMNAVFDEKKKTSRRNVNILIFNQAGETMMSWTLIGAIPITWKTPALQADGKAVAIEELTLAYEGLQVARSTGGGSSVQRDQKSGYFVSS